Genomic window (Streptomyces sp. LX-29):
ACGGTGCTGCGGCGCGGCGACGAACTACTGGTGGTGGCCACGGACCCGGTACGGGACGCGGTCGAGTCCCGCCTGCGGGCCGTCGGCGCGGGCGGCAAGCTCGCCGGCTGGCTGGGCACCGGCGGACAGGAGGCGCGCGACCAGCGCCCCGTATCGGGGGAGCGGACGGAGCGCCGGAGGCGGGGCGAGGGCCAGGAGCGGGGCGGCCGGGGCGACGGCCGCGGATAGGACTGCGAGCGCCACCTGGACCGCGGACGCGGACAGGGCTGGGAACAGAGACGGACGGCGGGCGCGGAAAGGACTGCGCGCGGACGACGCGGGTCGTCGCGCGGAAGGCGCAGGTCGTCGCGCGGAAGGCGCGGAGACGCGCATCACAGGCGGGTGTCCTTCGCCGAAGCGGAAGCACGGTTGCCAAAACGGAGGCGCCGGTTAGCATATTCGGGCACTAATCACACCAACTCTGTCTGATGCAGAGCTGGCGCGACCGCACGGCGGCCACCGTCCCCGACTGATGGGTGACTGGTCCGGTATCTACCACGGTCCCGCGCGAGAGGACAGCTCTCGGCGCGCTCCCTGGGAGATCCGGTCGGGCGTGCTACCAGACGGCAGAAAGGCCGGCCGTGGCGTCCACGGTCACCCCTCGTAAGGCGTCGTCGCGTCCCGACGCCCCCGAACCTTCGGCAGCCGAAGGCAAGCGCCCCGGATACGGGCAGCTGCTGCGCACCCCGGGCGCCTGGACCTTCCTGCTCCCCGGCTTCCTCGCCCGCCAGCCGTTCGCGATGCTCACGATCGGCATCGTGCTGCTCGTCGAGCACACCACGGGCTCCTACGGCACGGCCGGCGCGGTGTCGGCGACCGCCGGTGTCTCCATGGCCCTCTTCGCCCCGCAGAGCGGAAAGCTCGCGGACCGGTTCGGTCAGGCCGCGGTACTGCTGCCCGGCATCCTGGTGCACGCCTCCGCGATCGGCCTGCTGATCACTCTGGCGCTGATGCACGCCCCGCTGTGGGCGCTCTTCGTGGCGGCCGTGCCGGCCGGTGCCTCGGTGCCGCAGATCGGTCCGATGGTCCGCGCCCGCTGGGCGACCAAGCTGGACGGCTCGCCTCTGATGACGACCGCGGCCGCCTTCGAGTCGGTCACGGACGAGTTCACCTTTGTGATCGGCCCGGTGCTGGCGACCGCGCTGTGCGCCGGTGTGCACCCGGCGGCCGGTCTGATCGCCGAGGGTTCCCTGACGGTGGTCGGCGGCCTGCTGTTCGCCGCGCAGCGCGCCACCCAGCCGCAGCCGAGCCTCGCGGCGGCGGGCGCGGCCATCGACGGCGAGGAGCGTCGCTCCGCGCTTTCGGTGCCGGGCGTACGGGTGCTGGCGGCGGTCTTCCTGGGCATCGGCGCGGTCTTCGGCGGCATGCAGGTCTCCATGACGGCCTTCACCCAGGAGATCGGCGAGCCGGGCATCAACGGCCTCCTGTACGGCGTCTTCGCGGCCGGAAACATGATGGCCGGCATCGCCTGTGGCGCGATTCACTGGCGCCGCGGCCCGCAGCAGCGACTGCTGATCGCCTACCCGCTGCTCACCCTCGCCACCGCGCCCCTGTGGGCGGCGCACGCGGTGCCGCTGCTGGGCGGCCTCGGCCTGCTGGTCGGCCTGTGCATCGCGCCGGCGCTGATCACCGGCTACACGCTGGTGGAGTCGCTGGTCCCGGCGAGCTCCCGCACGGAGGCGTTCACCTGGCTGACCGGCGCGGTCGCGCTGGGCCAGGCGGCGGCCGCCACGACCGCCGGCCAGCTGGCGGACGGTTTCGGGTCCCACGCCGGCTTCACCGTCCCGCTGATCGGCACCGGGCTGGCCCTGATCGTCCTGCTGTCGCTGCGCGGACAGCTGACCCCCGCGTCGACCGGCCGGGTGGCCGGCTCCTCTGCCGCGG
Coding sequences:
- a CDS encoding MFS transporter is translated as MLRTPGAWTFLLPGFLARQPFAMLTIGIVLLVEHTTGSYGTAGAVSATAGVSMALFAPQSGKLADRFGQAAVLLPGILVHASAIGLLITLALMHAPLWALFVAAVPAGASVPQIGPMVRARWATKLDGSPLMTTAAAFESVTDEFTFVIGPVLATALCAGVHPAAGLIAEGSLTVVGGLLFAAQRATQPQPSLAAAGAAIDGEERRSALSVPGVRVLAAVFLGIGAVFGGMQVSMTAFTQEIGEPGINGLLYGVFAAGNMMAGIACGAIHWRRGPQQRLLIAYPLLTLATAPLWAAHAVPLLGGLGLLVGLCIAPALITGYTLVESLVPASSRTEAFTWLTGAVALGQAAAATTAGQLADGFGSHAGFTVPLIGTGLALIVLLSLRGQLTPASTGRVAGSSAAGTAKAQSDGDAQGGVGHRVTVSVD